A region from the Streptomyces tsukubensis genome encodes:
- the lpdA gene encoding dihydrolipoyl dehydrogenase has translation MANDASTVFDLVILGGGSGGYAAALRGAQLGLDVALIEKGKLGGTCLHYGCIPTKALLHAGEIADQARESEQFGVKATFEGIDVAAVHKYKDDVISGLYKGLQGLIASRKITVIEGEGRLSSPTSVDVNGRRIDGRHILLATGSVPKSLPGLEIDGNRIISSDHALKLDRVPQSAIVLGGGVIGVEFASAWRSFGAEVTVIEGLKHLVPVEDENSSKLLERAFRKRGIKFNLGTFFEKAEYTQDGVRVTLADGKTFEAEVLLVAVGRGPVSAGLGYEEQGVAMDRGYVLADEYMRTNVPTISAVGDLVPTLQLAHVGFAEGILVAERLAGLTTVPIDYDGVPRVTYCHPEVASVGITEAKAKEIYGADKVVALKYNLGGNGKSKILKTQGEIKLVQVKDGAVVGVHMVGDRMGEQIGEAQLIYNWEALPSEVAQLIHAHPTQNEALGEAHLALAGKPLHAHD, from the coding sequence GTGGCGAACGACGCCAGCACCGTTTTCGACCTAGTGATCCTCGGCGGCGGTAGCGGTGGTTACGCCGCGGCCCTGCGCGGGGCTCAGCTGGGGCTCGACGTCGCCCTGATCGAAAAGGGCAAGCTGGGCGGTACCTGCCTGCACTACGGCTGCATTCCCACCAAGGCCCTGCTGCACGCCGGCGAGATCGCCGACCAGGCCCGCGAGTCGGAGCAGTTCGGCGTGAAGGCCACGTTCGAGGGCATCGACGTGGCCGCCGTGCACAAGTACAAGGACGATGTGATCTCCGGCCTGTACAAGGGCCTCCAGGGGCTGATCGCCTCCCGCAAGATCACCGTCATCGAGGGCGAGGGGCGTCTGTCCTCCCCCACCTCCGTCGATGTCAACGGACGCCGGATCGACGGCCGCCACATCCTCCTGGCGACCGGCTCGGTCCCGAAGTCGCTGCCCGGCCTGGAGATCGACGGCAACCGCATCATCTCCTCCGACCACGCGCTGAAGCTGGACCGGGTCCCGCAGTCCGCGATCGTGCTCGGCGGCGGCGTCATCGGTGTCGAGTTCGCCTCCGCCTGGCGTTCCTTCGGCGCCGAGGTCACCGTCATCGAGGGCCTCAAGCACCTCGTCCCGGTCGAGGACGAGAACAGCTCCAAGCTGCTGGAGCGGGCCTTCCGCAAGCGCGGTATCAAGTTCAACCTGGGCACCTTCTTCGAGAAGGCCGAGTACACCCAGGACGGCGTCCGGGTGACCCTGGCCGACGGCAAGACCTTCGAGGCCGAGGTGCTGCTGGTCGCGGTCGGCCGCGGCCCGGTCTCCGCCGGTCTCGGCTACGAGGAGCAGGGCGTCGCGATGGACCGCGGCTATGTCCTGGCCGACGAGTACATGCGGACGAACGTCCCCACCATCTCGGCGGTCGGTGACCTGGTCCCGACCCTCCAGCTCGCGCACGTCGGCTTCGCCGAGGGCATCCTGGTGGCGGAGCGGCTGGCCGGTCTGACGACCGTCCCGATCGACTACGACGGCGTGCCCCGGGTGACGTACTGCCACCCCGAGGTCGCCTCCGTGGGCATCACCGAGGCCAAGGCCAAGGAGATCTACGGCGCGGACAAGGTCGTCGCCCTCAAGTACAACCTGGGCGGCAACGGCAAGAGCAAGATCCTCAAGACCCAGGGCGAGATCAAGCTCGTGCAGGTCAAGGACGGTGCCGTGGTCGGCGTGCACATGGTCGGAGACCGGATGGGCGAGCAGATCGGCGAAGCCCAGCTGATCTACAACTGGGAGGCGCTGCCGTCCGAGGTGGCGCAGCTCATCCACGCCCACCCGACGCAGAACGAGGCGCTCGGCGAGGCCCACCTGGCGCTGGCCGGCAAGCCGCTGCACGCCCACGACTAG
- the sucB gene encoding 2-oxoglutarate dehydrogenase, E2 component, dihydrolipoamide succinyltransferase gives MPVSVTLPALGESVTEGTVTRWLKAEGEHVEADEPLLEVSTDKVDTEIPAPASGILASIKVAEDETVEVGAELAIIDDGTGAPAAAPAPAAEAAPAPAPAAEPAAAPAPAPVAEAPAPAPVAEAAPAAAPAGGASGTDVVLPALGESVTEGTVTRWLKQVGESVEEDEPLLEVSTDKVDTEIPAPVAGVLLEIVVGEDETAEVGAKLAVIGAPGAAPAAAPAAAPAAPAQAPAPAAPAAPAPAAEAPAPAPAPAPAAPAPAPQPVQAPAPAAAPAPVAPAAPAPAAAPAAPAAPAASSAGDAYVTPLVRKLAAENGVDLSAVKGSGVGGRIRKQDVVSAAAAAEAARTAAPAPAAAAAPAPAGAKAPVLEVSPLRGQTVKMTRMRKLIGDNMMKALHSQAQLTTVVEVDVTKLMRLRNQAKGAFAAREGVKLSPMPFFVKAAAQALKAHPIVNARINEDEGTITYFDSENIGIAVDSEKGLMTPVIKGAGDLNLAGIAKKTAELAGAVRTNKIRPDDLAGATFTISNTGSRGALFDTVIVPPTQAAILGIGATVKRPAVIETADGTVIGVRDMVYLSLSYDHRLVDGADAARYLTTVKAILEAGEFEVELGL, from the coding sequence ATGCCGGTTTCCGTAACCCTTCCGGCGCTCGGTGAGAGCGTCACCGAGGGCACCGTCACCCGCTGGCTGAAGGCCGAGGGCGAGCACGTCGAGGCCGACGAGCCGTTGCTGGAGGTCTCGACCGACAAGGTCGACACCGAGATCCCCGCCCCGGCCTCCGGAATCCTGGCCTCCATCAAGGTCGCCGAGGACGAGACCGTCGAGGTCGGCGCCGAGCTGGCGATCATCGACGACGGTACGGGTGCCCCGGCCGCCGCCCCGGCGCCCGCCGCCGAGGCCGCGCCCGCGCCCGCCCCGGCCGCCGAGCCCGCCGCCGCTCCGGCTCCGGCCCCGGTCGCCGAGGCTCCGGCCCCCGCGCCGGTGGCCGAGGCCGCCCCGGCCGCCGCCCCCGCGGGTGGCGCGTCCGGTACGGACGTCGTCCTGCCCGCACTCGGTGAGAGCGTCACCGAGGGCACCGTCACCCGCTGGCTGAAGCAGGTCGGTGAGTCGGTCGAGGAGGACGAGCCGCTGCTGGAGGTGTCCACCGACAAGGTCGACACCGAGATCCCCGCCCCGGTCGCCGGTGTGCTGCTGGAGATCGTCGTCGGCGAGGACGAGACGGCCGAGGTCGGCGCCAAGCTGGCCGTGATCGGTGCCCCCGGTGCGGCTCCGGCCGCCGCGCCCGCCGCCGCCCCCGCGGCTCCCGCCCAGGCTCCGGCTCCGGCTGCTCCCGCGGCCCCCGCGCCGGCCGCCGAGGCCCCGGCCCCGGCCCCCGCGCCTGCTCCGGCGGCGCCCGCCCCGGCCCCGCAGCCGGTGCAGGCTCCCGCCCCCGCCGCAGCCCCGGCCCCGGTGGCTCCGGCCGCGCCCGCGCCCGCCGCGGCTCCGGCGGCTCCCGCGGCTCCGGCTGCTTCTTCGGCGGGTGACGCCTACGTGACCCCGCTGGTCCGTAAGCTCGCCGCCGAGAACGGCGTGGACCTGTCCGCGGTCAAGGGCAGCGGTGTCGGTGGCCGGATCCGCAAGCAGGACGTCGTCAGCGCCGCCGCCGCGGCCGAGGCCGCCCGTACCGCAGCTCCGGCTCCCGCCGCTGCCGCCGCCCCGGCTCCGGCCGGTGCGAAGGCCCCGGTGCTGGAGGTCTCCCCGCTGCGCGGCCAGACGGTCAAGATGACCCGGATGCGCAAGCTCATCGGCGACAACATGATGAAGGCGCTGCACAGCCAGGCGCAGCTGACGACGGTCGTCGAGGTCGACGTCACCAAGCTGATGCGGCTGCGCAACCAGGCCAAGGGTGCCTTCGCCGCCCGTGAGGGCGTCAAGCTCTCCCCGATGCCGTTCTTCGTGAAGGCCGCGGCTCAGGCGCTGAAGGCCCACCCGATCGTGAACGCCCGGATCAACGAGGACGAGGGCACCATCACCTACTTCGACTCGGAGAACATCGGCATCGCCGTGGACTCCGAGAAGGGCCTGATGACCCCGGTCATCAAGGGTGCGGGTGACCTGAACCTCGCCGGTATCGCCAAGAAGACCGCGGAGCTCGCGGGTGCCGTGCGCACCAACAAGATCCGTCCGGACGATCTGGCGGGCGCCACGTTCACCATCAGCAACACCGGTTCGCGCGGTGCGCTCTTCGACACCGTCATCGTGCCGCCCACCCAGGCAGCCATCCTGGGCATCGGCGCCACGGTGAAGCGCCCGGCCGTGATCGAGACCGCCGACGGCACCGTCATCGGCGTCCGCGACATGGTCTACCTGTCGCTCTCCTACGACCACCGTCTGGTGGACGGCGCCGACGCCGCCCGCTACCTGACGACGGTCAAGGCGATCCTGGAGGCCGGCGAGTTCGAGGTCGAGCTCGGCCTGTAG
- a CDS encoding GntR family transcriptional regulator codes for MTPPLVHSLREQIRQHIVEGIVSGRWKPGERIVERGIATELQVSQTPVREALRELESLRLIESVPNKGVRVRNLTAADLEESYPVRAGLEQIAAELAAEKLARDCSALTPHVAALYEADEAGDSAGQVRHTVGFHRELVRAADNAVLLHTWEGLGIEVFTALSIRWLGTVQQSYAEEHQALVDAFQRRDPEIGPLVKAHVLGCAPRA; via the coding sequence ATGACCCCGCCCCTCGTCCACTCGCTGCGGGAACAGATCCGCCAGCACATCGTGGAGGGCATCGTCAGCGGCCGGTGGAAGCCCGGTGAGCGGATCGTCGAGCGGGGTATCGCGACCGAGCTGCAGGTCTCCCAGACGCCCGTACGCGAGGCGCTGCGCGAGCTGGAGAGCCTGCGGCTCATCGAGTCGGTGCCGAACAAGGGCGTCCGGGTGCGGAACCTCACGGCCGCGGACCTGGAAGAGAGCTACCCGGTCCGGGCGGGCCTGGAGCAGATCGCGGCCGAACTGGCGGCGGAGAAGCTGGCCCGGGACTGCTCGGCGCTGACCCCGCACGTCGCCGCGTTGTACGAGGCCGACGAGGCGGGCGACTCCGCGGGCCAGGTCCGGCACACGGTCGGCTTCCACCGCGAACTGGTCCGGGCCGCGGACAACGCGGTCCTGCTGCACACCTGGGAGGGCCTGGGCATCGAGGTCTTCACGGCCCTGTCGATCCGCTGGCTGGGCACGGTCCAGCAGTCGTACGCGGAGGAGCACCAGGCCCTGGTGGACGCCTTCCAGCGGCGGGACCCGGAGATCGGGCCGCTGGTGAAGGCGCACGTCCTCGGCTGCGCGCCGCGCGCCTGA
- the aceE gene encoding pyruvate dehydrogenase (acetyl-transferring), homodimeric type, which translates to MTDPVGKLPSELDQLPDRDAEETAEWAASLDAVAQHAGPHRAAYLMRRTLQHAEKAGVPVPRLLETDYVNTIPTPAEPAFDGDEAMEARITAWNRWNAAAMVTRGARLGVGGHIATFASAAWLYETGFNHFFRGKEGDGSGDQLYIQGHASPGIYARAFLDGRLTEAHLDNFRQEAGGAGLPSYPHPRRLPWLWEFPTVSMGLGPLSAIYQARFNRYLHNRSIKDTSNSHVWAFLGDGEMDEPESTAALALAAREQLDNLTFVINCNLQRLDGPVRANFKIVQELEAQFRGAGWNVVKTLWGNAWDELFALDTTGALVRRLREVPDAQFQTYATRDIAYIREHFFGAEPALAELAKVLTDAKIAECFYTSRGGHEARKVYAAYRAALAHKGAPTVILAQTVKGHTLGKGFASKNANHQMKKLSVDEFKDMRELLGLPIPDSAFADGVVPYGHPGADSPEVRYLQERRAALGGPAPVRRVHQVVLPEPEERGFKALQKGSGNQEMATTMAFVRLVKDLMRDKETGRRWVPIVPDEARTFGMESLFPSAGIYSPLGQTYEPVDRDQLMYYKEATDGQILNEGITEAGSMADFIAAATSYATHGEPMIPFYIFYSMFGWQRTGDQMWQLADQLGKGFIVGATAGRTTLTGEGLQHADGHSHLIASTNPASLNYDPAFAYEIAVIVKDGLRRMYGPDAEDVFYYLTVYNEPKPQPAMPEGVEEGILKGLYRFREGTAARPDSPRLQLLASGTAIHWALEAQRMLADEWGVTADVWSATSWGELRRDALEADEALLRGEERTPYVRQALAGAPGPVIAVSDWMRQVPDQISQWVEQDWSSLGTDGFGLSDTREAARRHFGVDAPSITVAALAQLARRGEVPASAVKEARERYGL; encoded by the coding sequence ATGACCGACCCCGTAGGCAAGCTTCCGAGCGAGCTGGACCAGCTCCCGGATCGCGATGCCGAGGAGACCGCCGAATGGGCGGCATCCCTCGATGCCGTCGCCCAGCACGCCGGCCCCCACCGCGCCGCGTACCTGATGCGCCGCACCCTGCAGCACGCCGAGAAGGCGGGCGTACCCGTACCCCGGCTGCTGGAGACGGACTACGTCAACACCATCCCTACCCCCGCCGAGCCCGCCTTCGACGGCGACGAGGCGATGGAAGCCCGGATCACGGCCTGGAACCGCTGGAACGCGGCCGCCATGGTGACCCGCGGCGCCCGGCTGGGCGTCGGCGGCCACATCGCGACCTTCGCGTCCGCGGCCTGGCTCTACGAGACCGGCTTCAACCACTTCTTCCGCGGGAAGGAGGGCGACGGCAGCGGCGACCAGCTCTACATCCAGGGCCATGCCTCGCCCGGCATATACGCCCGTGCCTTCCTCGACGGCCGCCTCACCGAGGCCCATCTCGACAACTTCCGCCAGGAGGCGGGCGGTGCCGGTCTGCCGTCGTACCCGCATCCGCGCCGGCTGCCCTGGCTGTGGGAGTTCCCGACGGTCTCCATGGGCCTGGGCCCGCTCTCCGCGATCTACCAGGCGCGGTTCAACCGCTATCTCCACAACCGGTCGATCAAGGACACCTCCAACTCGCACGTCTGGGCCTTCCTCGGCGACGGCGAGATGGACGAGCCCGAGTCGACCGCGGCCCTCGCCCTGGCGGCCCGGGAGCAGCTGGACAACCTGACCTTCGTCATCAACTGCAACCTGCAGCGCCTCGACGGTCCGGTCCGCGCCAACTTCAAGATCGTCCAGGAGCTGGAGGCCCAGTTCCGCGGCGCCGGCTGGAACGTCGTGAAGACGCTCTGGGGCAACGCCTGGGACGAGCTGTTCGCCCTCGACACCACCGGTGCGCTGGTCCGCCGGCTGCGCGAGGTGCCGGACGCCCAGTTCCAGACGTACGCGACCCGTGACATCGCGTACATCCGCGAGCACTTCTTCGGCGCCGAGCCCGCCCTCGCCGAGCTGGCGAAGGTCCTCACGGACGCCAAGATCGCCGAATGCTTCTACACCTCCCGCGGCGGCCACGAGGCCCGCAAGGTGTACGCGGCCTACCGCGCCGCCCTCGCCCACAAGGGCGCGCCGACCGTGATCCTCGCGCAGACCGTGAAGGGCCACACCCTCGGCAAGGGCTTTGCGTCGAAGAACGCGAACCACCAGATGAAGAAGCTCTCGGTCGACGAGTTCAAGGACATGCGGGAGCTGCTCGGGCTGCCGATCCCGGACAGCGCGTTCGCCGACGGCGTGGTCCCCTACGGCCACCCGGGCGCGGACTCCCCCGAGGTCCGCTACCTCCAGGAGCGGCGCGCGGCCCTCGGCGGCCCCGCCCCGGTCCGCCGGGTGCACCAGGTGGTGCTGCCCGAGCCGGAGGAGCGCGGTTTCAAGGCCCTGCAGAAGGGCTCCGGCAACCAGGAGATGGCCACCACCATGGCCTTCGTCCGCCTGGTGAAGGACCTGATGCGGGACAAGGAGACCGGCCGCCGCTGGGTGCCGATCGTCCCCGACGAGGCCCGTACCTTCGGTATGGAGTCCCTCTTCCCGTCCGCGGGCATCTACTCGCCGCTCGGCCAGACGTACGAGCCGGTCGACCGCGACCAGCTGATGTACTACAAGGAAGCCACGGACGGCCAGATCCTCAACGAGGGGATCACCGAGGCCGGGTCCATGGCGGACTTCATCGCCGCCGCGACGTCGTACGCGACGCACGGCGAGCCGATGATCCCGTTCTACATCTTCTACTCCATGTTCGGCTGGCAGCGCACCGGCGACCAGATGTGGCAGCTGGCCGACCAGCTCGGCAAGGGCTTCATCGTCGGCGCCACCGCGGGCCGTACGACCCTCACCGGTGAGGGCCTCCAGCACGCGGACGGCCACTCGCACCTGATCGCGTCCACGAACCCGGCGTCGCTCAACTACGACCCGGCGTTCGCGTACGAGATCGCGGTGATCGTCAAGGACGGTCTGCGCCGGATGTACGGTCCGGATGCCGAGGACGTCTTCTACTACCTGACGGTCTACAACGAGCCCAAGCCGCAGCCCGCGATGCCCGAGGGCGTCGAGGAGGGCATCCTCAAGGGCCTGTACCGCTTCCGCGAGGGCACCGCGGCCCGTCCGGACTCGCCGCGGCTCCAGCTGCTGGCGTCCGGTACGGCGATCCACTGGGCGCTGGAGGCGCAGCGGATGCTCGCCGACGAGTGGGGCGTCACGGCCGATGTGTGGTCGGCGACGTCCTGGGGCGAGCTGCGCCGGGACGCCCTGGAGGCGGACGAGGCGCTGCTCCGCGGCGAGGAGCGCACCCCGTACGTCCGTCAGGCGCTGGCCGGGGCGCCGGGTCCGGTCATCGCGGTCAGCGACTGGATGCGGCAGGTGCCGGACCAGATCAGCCAGTGGGTCGAGCAGGACTGGTCGTCCCTCGGCACCGACGGCTTCGGTCTGTCGGACACCCGTGAGGCGGCGCGCCGGCACTTCGGCGTGGACGCTCCGTCGATCACCGTGGCGGCGCTGGCGCAGCTCGCGCGGCGCGGCGAGGTTCCGGCCTCGGCGGTGAAGGAAGCCCGGGAGCGCTACGGGCTCTGA
- a CDS encoding MerR family transcriptional regulator, with protein sequence MFTIGDFARHGRVSARMLRHYDAIGLLRPEHTDPRTGYRHYAAAQLAVLNRIVALKDLGFTLEQVRRFLDDRVGTEELRGMLLLRRAELEAAVAEAAGRLGGVEARLRSIENEGRMPADDVVLKSVPAVRVAELSAVARSYGPEDIGPVIGPLYEELFRRLAAAGVSPAGPGIAYYENSANTANTASATNATNAEGYGEGAEGAVVVHAAVTLSAGDRPGPDVPVVVLPALERAATIVHRGSMDAVVPTAQTLARWVDAHGHRSAGFAREVTLECPPDREKWVTELQEPLL encoded by the coding sequence GTGTTCACCATCGGGGACTTCGCCCGCCACGGCCGGGTGTCCGCCCGGATGCTCCGGCACTACGACGCGATCGGGCTGCTCCGCCCCGAGCACACCGATCCGCGTACGGGCTACCGCCACTACGCGGCCGCGCAGCTCGCGGTCCTCAACCGGATCGTCGCCCTGAAGGACCTCGGTTTCACCCTGGAGCAGGTGCGGCGGTTCCTGGACGACCGGGTGGGTACGGAGGAGCTGCGGGGGATGCTGCTGCTGCGCCGGGCCGAGCTGGAGGCGGCGGTGGCGGAGGCCGCCGGGCGGCTCGGCGGGGTCGAGGCCCGGCTGCGGTCCATCGAGAACGAGGGCCGGATGCCGGCCGACGACGTCGTCCTCAAGTCCGTCCCTGCGGTCCGGGTCGCCGAGCTGTCGGCCGTCGCGCGGAGCTACGGCCCCGAGGACATCGGCCCTGTCATCGGTCCGCTGTACGAGGAGCTGTTCCGGCGGCTCGCGGCGGCGGGCGTCTCCCCGGCGGGTCCGGGGATCGCGTACTACGAGAACAGCGCGAACACCGCGAACACCGCGAGCGCCACGAACGCCACGAACGCCGAGGGCTACGGGGAGGGCGCGGAGGGCGCGGTCGTGGTGCATGCGGCGGTCACGCTGTCCGCGGGGGACCGGCCGGGCCCGGATGTGCCGGTGGTGGTGCTCCCGGCGCTGGAGCGGGCGGCGACGATCGTGCACCGCGGGTCGATGGACGCGGTCGTTCCGACGGCGCAGACGCTCGCCCGCTGGGTCGACGCGCACGGCCACCGCTCGGCCGGATTCGCGCGGGAGGTGACCCTGGAGTGCCCGCCCGACCGGGAGAAGTGGGTCACCGAACTCCAGGAGCCCCTGCTCTGA
- a CDS encoding helix-turn-helix transcriptional regulator, producing the protein MRAARLIRMVLLLQSRPSMTGAELARELEVSERTVSRDALALSEAGVPVYADRGRIGGYRLVGGYRTRLTGLGRSEAEALFLSGLPGALRDMGLEDAASAARLKVTAALLPSLSDAPHTAAQRFHLDAPGWYSEPETPPLLAELADAVWRDRRVTVAYANRHGERVERVLEPHGLVLKAGVWYLCARVAGGGEDASSRTDSAPSASSAPFRVYRIDRFSAVGPTAPESVPGASPEAFGSDGDGGVFDRDPDFDLPAFWEERAAQFARSILRSEVVLRLTEEGARRLPYVTDRAAAREALAAVVPDGEGRVTVTLPVESTEVAYVQLLSLGPDAEVLGPPGLRTLFAGAAARMAEQYGARLSGSRPDRASPPPAPPG; encoded by the coding sequence ATGCGCGCTGCCCGGCTGATCAGAATGGTGCTGCTGCTCCAGTCGAGGCCCTCGATGACGGGGGCGGAGCTGGCCCGGGAGCTGGAGGTCTCCGAGCGCACCGTCAGCCGGGACGCGCTCGCCCTCTCCGAGGCGGGCGTGCCGGTCTACGCGGACCGCGGCCGGATCGGCGGCTACCGGCTCGTCGGCGGCTACCGGACCCGGCTCACCGGTCTGGGCCGCAGCGAGGCGGAGGCACTGTTCCTGTCCGGGCTGCCGGGCGCCCTGCGCGATATGGGCCTGGAGGACGCGGCATCGGCGGCCCGGCTGAAGGTCACCGCCGCCCTGCTGCCCTCCCTGAGCGACGCCCCGCACACCGCGGCGCAGCGTTTCCATCTGGACGCGCCGGGCTGGTACTCCGAGCCGGAGACCCCGCCGCTGCTGGCCGAGCTGGCGGACGCGGTGTGGCGGGACCGGCGGGTGACGGTGGCGTACGCGAACCGGCACGGGGAGCGGGTCGAGCGGGTGCTGGAGCCGCACGGTCTGGTGCTGAAGGCGGGTGTCTGGTACCTCTGCGCGCGGGTGGCCGGGGGCGGGGAGGACGCGTCCTCCCGTACCGACTCCGCCCCTTCCGCGTCCTCCGCGCCCTTCCGTGTCTACCGCATCGACCGATTCTCCGCGGTCGGCCCCACCGCCCCCGAGTCCGTTCCAGGGGCCTCCCCGGAGGCCTTCGGCTCCGACGGGGACGGCGGCGTCTTCGACCGCGACCCGGATTTCGACCTCCCGGCGTTCTGGGAAGAGCGGGCGGCCCAGTTCGCCCGCTCCATCCTCCGTTCCGAAGTGGTGCTCCGGCTGACGGAGGAGGGCGCGCGGCGACTGCCGTACGTGACGGACCGGGCCGCCGCCCGGGAGGCGCTGGCCGCCGTGGTACCGGACGGCGAGGGGCGGGTGACGGTCACCCTCCCCGTCGAGTCCACCGAGGTGGCGTACGTCCAGCTGCTCTCCCTGGGCCCGGACGCGGAGGTGCTGGGCCCGCCCGGGCTGCGGACGCTCTTCGCCGGGGCGGCGGCGCGGATGGCGGAGCAGTACGGTGCGCGGCTCAGCGGTAGCCGGCCGGATCGGGCTTCTCCCCCGCCTGCTCCGCCAGGATGA
- a CDS encoding SDR family oxidoreductase: MTASTPKQQPLAGRIALVAGATRGAGRALAVALGAAGATVYATGRTIRDRVSELGRPGETIEQTAELVTAAGGEGIAVPTDHLDAEQVRRLVDRIDRDHGRLDVLVNDVWGGNPLLDFDTRMWDVDLERGLRMIDLGVRTHIITSSIALPLLVRRPGGLVVEVTDGTARTNRGYRENFYYDLAKNGPIRMAFLLGEELKHAGASATAVTPGFLRSEEMLDHFGLTEETWRDGIGTLPEHWALSESPAYLARGVAALAADPDRARFNGQSLDSGELAREYGITDTDGSRPDVWGFILAEQAGEKPDPAGYR, from the coding sequence ATGACAGCGAGCACACCGAAGCAGCAGCCACTCGCCGGACGGATCGCCCTGGTCGCGGGCGCCACCCGGGGGGCCGGGCGCGCCCTCGCCGTGGCCCTGGGCGCGGCCGGCGCGACCGTCTACGCCACCGGGCGCACCATCCGCGACCGGGTCAGCGAACTGGGCCGCCCGGGCGAGACCATCGAACAGACCGCGGAGCTGGTCACCGCGGCGGGCGGCGAGGGCATCGCCGTACCCACCGACCATCTCGACGCCGAGCAGGTGCGGCGGCTGGTCGACCGGATCGACCGGGACCACGGACGCCTCGACGTCCTCGTCAACGACGTCTGGGGCGGCAATCCGCTGCTCGACTTCGACACCCGCATGTGGGACGTCGACCTGGAGCGCGGGCTGCGGATGATCGACCTGGGGGTCCGTACCCACATCATCACCAGCAGCATCGCCCTGCCGCTGCTGGTCCGGCGGCCCGGCGGGCTGGTCGTCGAGGTCACCGACGGCACCGCCCGCACCAACCGGGGATACCGCGAGAACTTCTACTACGACCTGGCGAAGAACGGACCCATCCGGATGGCGTTCCTCCTGGGCGAGGAGCTGAAGCACGCCGGTGCCTCCGCGACCGCCGTCACCCCGGGCTTCCTGCGCTCCGAGGAGATGCTCGACCACTTCGGGCTGACCGAGGAGACCTGGCGCGACGGCATCGGGACCCTTCCCGAACACTGGGCGCTCTCCGAATCGCCCGCCTATCTCGCCCGCGGGGTCGCCGCCCTCGCCGCGGACCCGGACCGGGCCCGGTTCAACGGGCAGTCCCTCGACAGCGGAGAACTCGCGAGGGAGTACGGCATCACCGACACCGACGGAAGCCGCCCCGACGTCTGGGGCTTCATCCTGGCGGAGCAGGCGGGGGAGAAGCCCGATCCGGCCGGCTACCGCTGA
- a CDS encoding DUF4240 domain-containing protein — protein sequence MDETEFWEIVDGTRDAAEGDPEDHADLLVERLLRLDPDSVLDFARHFEARYNRAYTWDLWGAAAVLLRGASDDAFDYFRCWLIGQGREVFEGAVHDPDSLAELLDDFDEDIDGDGEELGYAADEAYEQLTGAIAPDLGLPPQPAEPLGTPFAFDDDADLARRFPRLWERFGPE from the coding sequence ATGGACGAGACGGAGTTCTGGGAGATCGTCGACGGCACCCGCGATGCCGCCGAGGGCGATCCCGAGGACCATGCGGATCTTCTGGTCGAGCGGCTGCTCCGGCTCGACCCCGACTCCGTGCTCGACTTCGCCCGCCATTTCGAGGCCCGCTACAACCGTGCGTACACCTGGGATCTGTGGGGTGCGGCGGCCGTGCTGCTGCGCGGTGCGAGCGACGACGCCTTCGACTACTTCCGCTGCTGGCTGATCGGCCAGGGCCGGGAGGTCTTCGAGGGTGCGGTGCACGATCCGGACTCCCTCGCCGAGCTGCTCGACGACTTCGACGAGGACATCGACGGCGACGGCGAGGAGCTGGGCTACGCCGCCGACGAGGCGTACGAGCAGCTCACCGGGGCGATCGCACCCGATCTGGGGCTGCCGCCGCAGCCGGCGGAACCGCTGGGCACCCCGTTCGCCTTCGACGACGACGCGGATCTGGCGCGCCGCTTCCCCCGGCTCTGGGAGCGCTTCGGGCCGGAGTGA
- a CDS encoding GNAT family N-acetyltransferase, with amino-acid sequence MSEFPASTMHSAHPGSFRVRSARAEDGAALGALDRDTWSTLHAVAPEPVPPYDPFFDSSHRPEHYLVAEEAEGAEGARGPGGLLGYIRLVPPTPLLCNRHVRQIQGLAVAEAARGRGVARALLRAAYDEARRQGAVRMTLRVLGHNAPARALYESEGFTVEGVLPGEFHLGGEYVDDVLMGRRLD; translated from the coding sequence ATGTCCGAGTTCCCTGCATCAACCATGCACTCTGCTCACCCCGGTTCCTTCCGGGTCCGGTCCGCGCGGGCCGAGGACGGGGCGGCGCTCGGCGCGCTCGACCGGGACACCTGGTCGACGCTGCACGCCGTGGCGCCCGAGCCGGTCCCTCCGTACGACCCCTTCTTCGACTCCAGCCACCGGCCCGAGCACTACCTCGTCGCAGAGGAGGCTGAAGGGGCCGAAGGGGCTCGTGGGCCCGGCGGGCTGCTCGGATACATCCGGCTGGTGCCGCCGACCCCGCTGCTCTGCAACCGGCACGTCCGCCAGATACAGGGACTGGCCGTGGCGGAGGCCGCCCGTGGGCGCGGGGTGGCCCGGGCGTTGCTCCGTGCCGCGTATGACGAAGCGCGGCGGCAGGGCGCCGTCCGGATGACCCTGCGGGTCCTCGGACACAACGCCCCCGCCCGCGCCCTGTACGAGAGCGAGGGGTTCACCGTCGAGGGCGTACTGCCGGGCGAGTTCCACCTCGGCGGGGAGTACGTGGACGACGTCCTCATGGGCCGCCGCCTGGACTGA